catacacacacatatacacacgcacacacacccatacacacccccatacacacacacacccatacacacacacacacacacacacacctacatacttccatacacacacacctacatacttccatacacgcacacacacctacatacttccatacacacacacacacctacatacttccatacacacacacacctacatacttccatacacacatgacacacacacacacacacacacacatacatacttccatacacacacacatatacacacacacacacacccatacacacacacacctacatacttccatacacacacacacacacacacacacacctacatacttccatacacacacgacatacacacacacgacatacacacacatacatacacacacacacatacatacacacacacacacacacacatacatacttccatacacacacacacatacttccatacacacacacacacacacacacacacacacacatacatacttccatacacacacacacatatacacacacacacacacacacacccatacacacccccatacacacacacccccatacacacacacccccatacacacccacacacacacccacacacacacacacacctacatacttccatacacacacacatacatacttccatacacacacctacatacctccatacacacacacgacacacacacacacacacacacacacacacacacacacacatacttccatacaaacacacacatacatacttctatacacacacacacacacacccatacacacacacacccacatacacacacacacctacatactagcatacacgcacacacctacatacttccatacacacacctacatacttccatacacacacctacatacttccatacacacacacacacacacacacttccatacacacacacacctacatacttccatatacatacacacacacacacacacatacttccatacacacacacacacacacacatacatacttccatacacacacacacacctacatacttccatacacacacacacacacacacacacacctacatacttccatacacacacacacacacacacacctacatacttccatacacacacacacacacacacacacacacacctacatacttccatacacacacacacacacacacacacacacacattcttccatacacacacacatattcacattcttccatacacacacacgacatacacacacatacatacttccatacacacacacacacacacacacacacacacacacacacacacacacacacacgtacatataaatacattacacagatacatttacatatattcaaattaagcacatacatatatccacactatacaaacacatatatccacattacactctacacacaaacatatatcgacattatacacacatgcacattacacaaatacatttaCACATTACACACGAGGAAACATTATTCACCTGGTATATCCCTGCCGCTCCGGTGGTCTCGCCACTCATTTTagctgtcctgcagtgatgaAATTTCAGCTTCACGCACGTGACCGCTGCGTCAATGCTGAGGCCAGTGACTGGTTATAGCAATCATGTGTAGGTAGTTATCATGTCATCACTGCATGACAGCAGACACAGGCCTGCTAATCCTCTGAAGCAGAGGTGGATATATTAAGCGAGAGcgctttctgtaaagaacttggttaggggtttagggagtaagagggttaggaggttagcgggttagggttggagttagggtgttagagggttagggtaagGGTTTAGGGCGTTCGGGGTTTAGAGGGTAGAtgttagggttagagggttagtgttaggggttagagggttaggtttagggttacagcttttccagaagcggaatccccagccagagcattttccgatgctctggctgaaatttccggcatctcaaagtccccaacatcgctgtttatatatggacagtgacatgaaggtctttctcaagagagGAGTCCTCGACATGACCATTTGCTGCAAAGCGCttggttagggggttaggcattagggttaaggggttgggatttaggggatagggttttttcaagagcggaatccccggccagaccattgccttggattctcgcattacaaagcccttgacgccactctccatatatgaatacTGACGTCAAGTTCTTTCTCAAGCCAGGAAGGAGTCCACCGCCAGAGTGCTTGCTGTAAAGCTCTCGGTTAGGGGATAGAGGGTTAGAGTTGGGGTTACGGTGAGGTGGTttgagttagggttggggttatagttagggggttaggaatagtgttagggttaggggcttagggTGCTTGGGTTAAGGGGTTTGGGTTCTAGGTTTAGGGGTTAGGATTGGGGGATAGGATTAGGATTTAGAGTTTAGTGGTTAGGGtcaggaatagggttaggtttagggttggagttagagttagaaggttagggtaagagggctaggtttaaggttaggagcagaatccccagccatagtgtttccgatgctctggctgaggaaTCCGGCATCTtatagcccctgccgtcactgtccatttatggacattgacttcaggggctcattctaggagtggaatccccggcaagagttttgccgacgctctgtcaagggattctcgcattacaaagcacttaacgttactctccatatatcaacagggatgccaaagtctttctcaaaacaggaatccccggccagagtacttgctgtaaagttcttggttaggggctacatttagggatagggttttaggggttagggttagagcttttccaggagcgaaatccccggccagagcattgctgacgctctggttggggattccagcatcttaaagcccctaatgttactgtacatgtatggacagggacgtcaggggcttcctctaggagcgtaatccccagccagagtgttgcctacgtTGGGGTTATGTTTTAAGTTAGTGGGTTAGGAAGTTAGTGTGTTAGgggttgtggatagggggttggggttaggattagaatCAGGGTTAAGAtaaaagggttaaggggttagggtgctagggttaaggggttaggttttggggattagggtttgtgttagggtttagaggatagtgttagaaatagggttagggcaaGGGTTggggtaggattggggttaggggttggggttaggttttgggTTAGCGGGTTAGGAAATTAGAATGTTAGGAGTTGGGGTTAGGAACAGGGTTAGAatcggtgtagggttggggttaggggttaagGTTCGAAAAGGTTTAGGAATACGGTGAGGGTAGTGggttgggtttaggaataggtttggggttaagggatagggtttagaggttaggggctatggttgcgggttagggttaggaatatggttaagtttaaatgggtagggtgttagggttaagGGGTGGGGGTTAGGGAGTTGGAGTTAGGATGCTagggttaggggatagggttagggtttagaggttagttgttagcgttaggaatagggttggtgttaggatttagaggttaggggctagggttggggattaggaatatggttagggttacagtgttagggggttggggtgcaattttaaaggggttaggataagggttagggtttagcagttagggttggggattaggggtaggaatagggttagtggTTAGTGTTAGAAGATCAGGGTTGGGATTTAGGGTAAGAGTTAGGGTAAGAATTatggggttagggtgctagggttaagtggtaaggtttagtgggttaggggatagggttagttgttagggtttagaggtttgtgtggttagggttggggtgttagagtttgggttaaggggttaggggctatggttagagttaagggataggattagggcttttcctgacgctctggttagggattccggcatcttaaagcccctaatgttactgtttatatatggactgcaacatcaggggctccctcttggagaggaatccccggccagagtgttgactacgctctggccggggatgctcgcattacaaatcccttaatgtcactctccatatatgaacagggatgtcaaggtcttcctcaagacagtcccaggagtccctggacagagcccttgctgtaaagcGATTTGTGAtggtgttagggttggggttaagaatagagtaaaggggtagggtttgggttagggggttagtaaAAGGGTTGGCGTTAGCAGATAGGGTTTAGAGTTCAGTTTCGGGGTTAGGAATATTTTTAAAGGTTAGAGGttggggttagagtgttaggacgttggggtatgggttaggatgttagggctaaggggttggggttaggggattatgcttaggggatagtgttaggtttatagttaagatgtaggggtagggttagatgttagggtttgggcaaaggtttagggggttaggaatagggttagggtttagaggctaGTGGTTGGGGGTTAGGATTAGTGGTTTAGGGTTAGCGTTTGGATTAGAATTCAGGATGGAATTCGGGTTAGGAgttagggctcctccaggagcgaaatccccagccagagttagaggttggggctagggttagagtggtagggggttggggtgctattttaaaggggtttgggttaggcggttaggattaggggttagttgttagggttggggttgagggtaggaatagggttaggctgggggttagggttagttgttaagGGGCCATATATGAGGTTGGAGTTGGGATAGGGATTATAGTAAGGGGATACGGATATGGAATAAGTTTAGAGGTTAATGGttagggtagggttggggttaggagtttagggttagagattggtttagaattagggatacggtcagtgggttagggaatgaggggttaaggcttttccaggagttagggtgttaggggtttgggttaggattaatgagttcagaatagggttaggttgatgGGGTAATGTTGTGGTAAGTGTTGTGGTTAGGGAGTTACGGGCTATGGTTTAGAAGTTAGGTTGAGGGTTTAGGAATAGtgctagggttggagttaggaatgacgtgtaggggttagtaataggttaactaggggttatgaatagggttaaggtgatggtgtagggttggggtaagggttggagttaggcggttaggtttagggagttagagttttgaggttagggttgggggttaggaataggggtagggttggggttaggatttagatatcggattatggttgggggttaggaattgtgttaggcggttaggaatagtgtgagtgtagggggtgggggttaggaatggggttgtggttaagagatatggtttagaggataggggctagtgttgggggttaggaatagggttagggagttagaggttggggctagggATAGAATGGTAGGGGTTTGGGGTTAggttgctattttaaaggggtttgggttagggggttagaagttagtggttagggtgggggttgaggttagttgttagggggccatatatgtaagggggttaggagatagggattagagtaaggggataggttaggtttaagtttagaggttagtggttagggttgtggttagggttgggttgttagggttggagttaggagtttagggttagagattgcattagaattagggataaggtcagtgggttagggaattaggggttagggcttttccaggagtgaaatccttggtcatagccataatggtttaggaatagggttagggtgttaatgGTTGGGATTAGGGGgttcagaatagggttaggttgagggggtagggttggggtaagtgttgtgatcagggagttaggggctagggtttagaggttaggttgaggggttaggaatagtgttagcgttggagttaggaatggggtgagtgggttagagtattaggggttagtaataaGGTAGGGGtacgggctaggggttatgaatatggttaaggtgatggtgtagggttggggtaaaggttggagttaggcggttagggagttagagttagggttttgaggttagggttaggaataggtttagggtttgggttagaaatagggtgaaggttagggggtagggtagtaAATAGGGGGTTGGCGTTAGGATTAGGGtttaggaatagagtcagggcataggtttaggatttagaggttagagcagacatgggcaaactacggcccgcgggccacatacggcccgttaggctttttaatccggcccgccgaacttgtccaagatatatccgtcctcagcagctgctagttcgcgcaggaggacggatatatccgtcctgtgatcgcgcgggtactgacagtttacccacgcgatcagcggcaggagcacggctgttatacacagcctggctcctgctgcaactgccggaatcgaagcacgcgccgattccggcagtttaacccattaaatgccgctgtcaacagtgacagcggcatttaatgtgtttgacagaggggggaactccctctgtctcccgatcggcgcccccgcaaacaaatcgcgggtcgccgtcgggtttccatgacagccgggggtctaacaaagacccccaggtctgtcttcagcatctgcctgttaggcgatgccagaggcatgacctaacaggttgcctgtcagttttacactgacaggcaataatgctttggtatacgaagtataccaaagcattatatatgcgatcggcatatcgcatagtgaagtcccctggtgggactaaaaaaaaaaaagtaaaaccgttaaataaagtttgtgaaaaaaaaaataaaaaaaattacagtcaaagtcaaataaaactacttttttgccccaaaaagtggttttatttaataaaacggtcaaaacaaatcacacatacacatatatggtatccccgcgatcgtaactacttgaccaataaaatgaacacattaattaaaccgccggatgaacagcgtccaaagaaaacgcaataaacaacggcaaaattctctcttttctcccattccccccataaaaaataaaataaaagttcatctataagtcctatgtaccccaaaatagtactaatgaaaactacacattgtcccgcaaaaatcaatcccacgtacggccacatcgacggaaaaataaaaaaattacgcctcttggaacgcggcgatgcaaaaacaagtaatttttttctaaaagggtttttattgtgcaaacgtagaaaaaacatataaaacctttacacatttggtatccctgtaatcgtgccgacccatagaataaagttaacatgttatttacgctgcatagtaaacggcgtaaatttataacgtgaaaattaatgctggaatagctgcttattttcaattctctcctaaaataaagttaataaaagttaatcaatatgttataagcatctaaaaatggtacaattacaaaatacaactcgtcccgcaaaaaacaagcccttatacggctatgtcgacggaataaaaaaagagttacgactcttggaatgcgaccgtggaaaaacaaaaaataatccttggtcattaacgtgcaaaatggcccggtcattaaggggttaatgtggcgcgtatttctctttatttcactttaattttcacttcgtttcacgtcaccattaagcccttcggttttcaaagagtacaatatcagccgtcactttgccacgaagcatgcaaactatgctagcaagcagtcaacacaagaacgggcggctactgctcagaggttggcagctaatttacagagtcaacagaacttttttcttgataaatcacagtgcgtatgttattttaatctatttacatttccttctcccagtatctgcgaaatagtatgtaaatgccatatcttgcatattccttgagacaaatttattaactgataagggctatttttcacatttgaaagacagttaataaattgggttgtagtgttcttactgtgctatgaggtttgcacacactacatttaatgctttagtatatccggcccaaacactccctccaaatgctcctggcccggcccctctgtcaaattttagaacccattgtggcccgcgagtcaaaaagtttgcccacccctgggttAGAGGGTagaattaggaatagggttaagtttaaagggttaggtttagggggttgagaGTTGGGTTTGGggcgctagggttaaggggttagggtttgTAGATTAGGGGATAggtggtttgtgttagggtttagaggttagtggttagaaatagggttaggggaaagGGTGAGAGTGTTGGGGTTAGGTGTTAGGGTATTGGGAttagggggttaagaatagggttagtgaggggggtaggattggggttaggatttagagaTCAGGGGTTAAGGTTAGGGGTTGGgaattgggttagggggttaggaatagtctgAGGGtagagggttaggaatagggttgtgGATAAGCGATAGGGTTTATAGGATACGGGCTAGTGTtgggagttaggaatagggttagggagttacagtttggggctagggttagggtgttgggttggggctagggtgctattttaaaggggtattggtTAGCGGGTTAGGATTAGGTGTTGGGGTTCAGAGGTTAGTGGTAAGGGTTGGGGGTTAAGGGTAGGGTTAGGGTGGGGGtgagggttagttgttaggggctatatatgtacagtaacgtcaggtgctccctctagaagcgaaatccccggccaaagttttgtcaatgctctggccggggaatctcgcattacaaagcccttctcacatcactctccatatatgaacattgacgtcaaggtctttctcaagacaggcgtccccggcgagagcgctttctgtaaagaacttggttagtgttagggttagagggtttgggttaggggtttaggagttttggttaaaggggttggagTTAAGGTTAGGGACTCGGGAGTAAgagggttaggagtttagggttgtagttagggggTTAGAGGGTGAGGGTTTAGGTGGTTAGAGATTTAAGGGGTTAGAGGGTAGAGGTTATGGgttagagggttagtgttagggggttatagGGTTAGTGGTTGAGTTTAGggttacagcttttccagaagcggaatccccagccagagcatttccgacgcTCTGGATGagaattccggcatcttaaattccccaatatcactgtttatatatggacaatgctgtcaggggcttgcattacaaggcacttaccgtcacactccatatatgaagagtgacatcaacgtctttctcaagacaggagtccTTGACCTGAGCGTttgctgtaaagttcttggttagcattttagggggttaggcattagggttaggcttttaggggttagggatagagcttttccaggagagaaatccctggccagagcattgctgacgctctatttggggattccggcatcttaaagcccctaacgttactgtacatgtatggacagtgacttcaggggcatcctctaggagcgtaatcccgagccagagtgttgcctactttctggccggggattttcgcATTAATAATCCCttcatgtcactctccatatgtgaacagtgatgtcaatgtCTTTGTCAATACAGGagtacctggccagagcgcttgctGTAAAGCACGTGGgtgagggggttggggttaggaatatgggtggcgttaggggatagggattagaggttagggttgcgggttaggaatagggttaaggttacagTGTTAGGCTAagaggtttagggggttgggttagggagttagggttgaggggtttgggttaggggattaggggatagggttagagtctagaggttagggttcggggttagaaatagggtaagGGTTAGAGTATTCTGGTTATGTTTAGggagttggggttaggggtagggttaaggttaggtgttagggagttagggggttAAGGTTTGGGTTATTGTTAGAATAAGGGGATACAGTTAGGAATAgatttagggtttagaggttagtgattagggttgggggttagagttgggTTGTTAGTGTTGGGGTTATGGATTTAGGGTTAGGGATAGGGTGAGGGGGTAGGGTTAGGGTAAGAGttggggttaggggctagggtatagagattagggttaggaatattgttatggttgtagggttggggttagaaatGGGGTCAAGGGGTTCAAGTGTTAGGGAAGAGTGTtagttagttagtgttagttagagTGTTACGTTAAGAATAGGGTAGGGGGTTTTGTATAGGGTTAAGCTGAAGgggtggggttggggttaggctgttagagagttagggttttgaggttagggttgggggttttggttaggaatagggtcagGATTGggattaggaatagggtgagggtaagtggttaggaggtagggttgtggatagggggttggggctaggattaggggttaggaatataGTCAGGGGATAGGATTATGGTTAAGAGGTTAGGGGTTAGAGTTAAGAAAAgggttaaggtaaaagggatagggggttaaggggttggggttagggtgataaggttaaggggttaggttttggTGATTAGGGTTTGGGGTTTGTGTTAGTGTTTTGAATGAGGGAGtagagttggggttagggtttagaggttaggggttaagtttggaaaagggttaggaattgggtgagggtagggggttggggttaggtgctgccgcagtgtcctctgtaggtgctgccacagtgccctctgtaggtagtgccacagtgccctcagtaggtgctgccacagtgccctctgtaggtgctgccacagtgccctctaggtgctgccacagtgccctctgtaggtgctgccacagtgccctctgtaggtgctgccacagtgccctatgtaggttctgccacagtgccctctgtaggtgctgccacagtgccctctgtaggtgctgccacagtgatgtcagggacttgcccagagctggagtcccggagcagtgccgcttctggcactctgcctgggattccagctctgctcctgacatcaatgtccatatatggacagatgtcaggggcaacgcaGGTTGGCGTTAGCGGTTAGGTTTGAGGGTTATGAAGAATTCGGGATAGGGTTTAGGGAGTAAGGGGTTAGGGctattccaggagtgaaatccccagccagagccataatgggttaggaatagggttagggtgttagcgtttggggttaggattagaaggttaggaatagggttaggtgaAAGGGTAGGGTTGGGTTTAGGGAGTTATGGGCTAGTGTTTAAAGGTTAACTTTGGGGGGtttggaatagtgttagggttggggttaggaatgagaaggggttagagtgttaaGGTTTAGGAATAGGGGATGGGGTTAGGGATaagggttatgaatagggttaaggtgaggggttgggtaagggttgggattagagttagggttttgtggTTAggattgggggttaggaatagggtgagggtaaatggttagggggtagggtttgggatagggggttggggttagggatagggtttataggttagggttgggggttagagttaggaatatgtttaaggtcaaagggttaggggtttgagggttagggtgctagggttaagaggttagggtttggggattaggggaaaGGGGTTGTGTTAGAGTTTAGGAGTTAGGAAAATGGTTAGAGTGTTATGGTTAGgcttagggggtagggttttAGGGAGaaagttagggggtagggttggagttagggggTTGCGGTTAGTGGGAtagttaacattatgggttagggtttgggtta
This Rhinoderma darwinii isolate aRhiDar2 unplaced genomic scaffold, aRhiDar2.hap1 Scaffold_138, whole genome shotgun sequence DNA region includes the following protein-coding sequences:
- the LOC142699158 gene encoding uncharacterized protein LOC142699158 isoform X2, with protein sequence MKLEKASNVKKTINDKIRGHTHTSIHTHTPTYTHTHTHTHTHPHTYIPPYTHTIYTHIHTHTHILPYTHIYTRTHTHTHPHTHTHPYTHTHTHTPTYFHTHTPTYFHTRTHTYILPYTHTHLHTSIHTHTYILPYTHDTHTHTHTHTYFHTHTHIHTHTHPYTHTPTYFHTHTHTHTHTYILPYTHDIHTHDIHTHTYTHTHTYTHTHTHIHTSIHTHTYFHTHTHTHTHTHTYILPYTHTHIHTHTHTHPYTPPYTHTPIHTHPHTHPHTHPHTHTHLHTSIHTHIHTSIHTPTYLHTHTRHTHTHTHTHTHTHILPYKHTHTYFYTHTHTHPYTHTPTYTHTPTY
- the LOC142699158 gene encoding uncharacterized protein LOC142699158 isoform X1, with translation MTHTHTHTHIHTSIHTHIYTHTHTHTHTHLHTSIHTHTHTHTPTYFHTHTTYTHTTYTHIHTHTHIHTHTHTHTYILPYTHTHTSIHTHTHTHTHTHTYFHTHTHIYTHTHTHTHTHPHTHTPPYTHTPIHTHTHTHTHTHTYILPYTHTYILPYTHLHTSIHTHDTHTHTHTHTHTHTYFHTNTHIHTSIHTHTHTHTHTHPHTHTHLHTSIHAHTYILPYTHLHTSIHTPTYFHTHTHTHTLPYTHTPTYFHIHTHTHTHILPYTHTHTHIHTSIHTHTPTYFHTHTHTHTHTYILPYTHTHTHTYILPYTHTHTHTHTPTYFHTHTHTHTHTHILPYTHTYSHSSIHTHDIHTHTYFHTHTHTHTHTHTHTHTHTRTYKYITQIHLHIFKLSTYIYPHYTNTYIHITLYTQTYIDIIHTCTLHKYIYTLHTRKHYSPGISLPLRWSRHSF